The following are from one region of the Candidatus Methylomirabilota bacterium genome:
- a CDS encoding NADH-quinone oxidoreductase subunit M produces the protein MGFLLSAVTFLPALGGLALVFVPRRRADVLKTAALLIAILAFALSVPLYLDFDGASAAFQFEERRPWMPTLGVSYHVGIDGISLLLVLLTTFLMPLALASAWHAIEDRLKEFVITMLVLETGMLGVFVSLDLFLFYVFWEAMLIPMYFVIGVWGGPNRIYAAVKFVLYTLAGSLLMLVAILALYHGHGAATGAYTFDVPTLARWVIAPGLAQNLMFLAFALAFAIKVPLFPFHTWLPDAHVEAPTAGSVILAGVLLKMGTYGFLRFCLPLFPDASLTFGPLVFALAVIGIVYGAWVSTVQPDVKKLVAYSSVSHLGFVMLGIFTLTPQGLVGGVIQMVNHGLSTGALFLMVGMLYERRHTRLIDDFGGLWKVVPAFSAIFMVVVLSSLGLPGLNGFVGEFLILVGAFGVSPWLTAIATTGIVFAAVYLLWMYQRMIFGEVTHAENRALADLSLREWAVVVPVVVFIVWIGVYPTAFTGKTGATVDALIAQVQAKSGAPRAALGPPEVAASSRTPRQ, from the coding sequence ATGGGGTTCTTGCTGTCGGCGGTCACGTTCCTTCCGGCCCTCGGCGGCCTCGCGCTGGTCTTCGTCCCACGGCGCCGCGCGGACGTCCTCAAGACGGCGGCGCTCCTGATCGCGATCCTCGCGTTCGCGCTCTCGGTCCCGCTCTATCTCGACTTCGACGGCGCCTCGGCGGCCTTCCAGTTCGAGGAGCGGCGGCCGTGGATGCCGACGCTCGGCGTCTCCTACCACGTCGGCATCGACGGGATCAGCCTCCTCCTCGTCCTGCTCACGACGTTCCTCATGCCCCTCGCGCTCGCCTCGGCCTGGCACGCGATCGAGGACCGACTGAAGGAGTTCGTGATCACGATGCTGGTCCTCGAGACCGGGATGCTCGGCGTCTTCGTGAGCCTGGACCTCTTCCTCTTCTACGTCTTCTGGGAGGCCATGCTGATCCCGATGTACTTCGTCATCGGCGTCTGGGGCGGGCCGAACCGCATCTACGCCGCGGTGAAGTTCGTGCTCTACACGCTGGCGGGCTCGCTCCTCATGCTGGTGGCCATCCTGGCCCTCTACCACGGGCACGGCGCGGCGACCGGCGCCTACACCTTCGACGTCCCGACGCTCGCGCGCTGGGTGATCGCGCCCGGTCTCGCGCAGAACCTCATGTTCCTCGCCTTCGCGCTCGCGTTCGCGATCAAGGTGCCGCTCTTTCCATTCCACACGTGGCTGCCCGACGCCCACGTCGAGGCGCCGACGGCCGGGAGCGTCATCCTGGCCGGCGTGTTGCTGAAGATGGGGACCTACGGGTTCCTGCGCTTCTGCCTGCCGCTGTTTCCCGACGCGAGCCTCACCTTCGGCCCGCTCGTCTTCGCGCTGGCCGTCATCGGCATCGTCTACGGCGCCTGGGTGTCCACCGTCCAGCCCGACGTGAAGAAGCTCGTCGCCTACTCGAGCGTCAGCCACCTCGGCTTCGTGATGCTCGGGATCTTCACGCTCACCCCGCAGGGGCTCGTCGGCGGCGTCATCCAGATGGTGAACCACGGGCTCTCGACGGGCGCGCTCTTCCTCATGGTCGGCATGCTCTACGAGCGGCGCCACACCCGCCTGATCGACGACTTCGGCGGCCTCTGGAAGGTGGTGCCGGCCTTCTCGGCGATCTTCATGGTCGTGGTGCTCTCGTCGCTCGGCCTCCCCGGCCTCAACGGGTTCGTCGGCGAGTTCCTGATCCTCGTCGGCGCCTTCGGCGTGAGCCCCTGGCTCACCGCGATCGCGACGACCGGCATCGTCTTCGCGGCCGTCTATCTGCTCTGGATGTACCAGCGCATGATCTTCGGCGAGGTGACCCACGCGGAGAACCGCGCCCTGGCCGACCTGTCGCTCCGCGAGTGGGCGGTGGTCGTGCCGGTCGTGGTCTTCATCGTCTGGATCGGCGTCTACCCGACGGCGTTCACGGGCAAGACCGGGGCGACGGTCGACGCGCTGATCGCCCAGGTCCAGGCGAAGAGCGGAGCCCCGCGCGCCGCGCTCGGGCCGCCCGAGGTCGCGGCGAGCTCGCGGACCCCGCGCCAATGA
- the nuoL gene encoding NADH-quinone oxidoreductase subunit L, with the protein MSTVWLIPALPFAGALLNILLGKLIARRAHWIAVPAVGGAFLASCVVFARAWNGGTITHTLFTWIVAGNFEASVAAYVDPLTGVMLLVVTGVGALIHLYSVGYMHDDPGYARYFGYLNLFVFSMVMLVLAGNFLLLYLFWEAVGLCSYLLIGFWYTRPAAAQAGKKAFIVNRVGDFGFGLGIMWLWNAVGTLDYQAVFKSAETLPTATATGIALLLFMGACGKSAQLPLHTWLPDAMEGPTPVSALIHAATMVTAGVYMVARSHALFERSGTALEVVAWVGTATAVFAATIGLIQPDIKRVLAYSTVSQLGYMFAAVGVGAYAAGIFHLVAHAFFKALLFLGAGSVIHGTGGEQDLRKMGGLSSRMVTTTITTTVGGLGLAGVPGLVGFFSKDEILIAAFHANRWMWALLLLGAFLTAFYTARLLLLAFYSAPRMSKEAAHHVHESPPVMTLPLWTLALLTVAAGLAVGIPSEQGTRFARFLAPVFPLHEEAHSGFVAYMLLILAVVVVAAGITLAWFMYMSTPVRAEAIARPRTPLHALLLNAWYVDRLYDAVIVRPLLALFGFLARAVDLGVVDGAVNGIGRVVVGWAGSLRRVQTGYVVNYALTMLAGAVLVLAFLLSR; encoded by the coding sequence GTGTCCACCGTCTGGCTGATTCCCGCCCTTCCGTTCGCGGGCGCGCTCCTGAACATTCTCCTCGGTAAGCTGATCGCGCGACGCGCTCACTGGATCGCCGTGCCCGCGGTGGGCGGCGCGTTCCTCGCGTCGTGCGTCGTGTTCGCGCGCGCGTGGAACGGCGGGACCATCACGCACACGCTCTTCACCTGGATCGTCGCGGGCAACTTCGAGGCGTCGGTCGCCGCGTACGTGGATCCGCTGACGGGTGTCATGCTGCTCGTGGTCACGGGCGTCGGCGCGCTGATCCACCTCTACTCCGTCGGCTACATGCACGACGATCCCGGGTACGCGCGTTACTTCGGCTACCTGAACCTGTTCGTCTTCTCCATGGTGATGCTCGTGCTCGCGGGCAACTTCCTCCTCCTCTACCTCTTCTGGGAGGCGGTCGGTCTCTGCTCGTATCTCCTGATCGGGTTCTGGTACACGCGCCCCGCGGCCGCGCAGGCGGGGAAGAAGGCGTTCATCGTGAATCGGGTGGGCGACTTCGGCTTCGGCCTCGGCATCATGTGGCTCTGGAACGCCGTCGGCACGCTGGACTACCAGGCCGTCTTCAAGAGCGCGGAGACGCTGCCGACCGCGACCGCGACGGGGATCGCGCTGCTCCTGTTCATGGGCGCGTGCGGCAAGTCGGCGCAGCTCCCGCTCCACACGTGGCTCCCGGACGCGATGGAGGGGCCGACGCCGGTGTCCGCGCTGATCCACGCGGCGACGATGGTGACGGCGGGCGTCTACATGGTCGCGCGGAGCCACGCGCTGTTCGAGCGCTCGGGCACGGCGCTCGAGGTGGTCGCCTGGGTCGGCACCGCGACCGCGGTCTTCGCCGCGACGATCGGCCTCATCCAGCCCGACATCAAGCGGGTGCTGGCCTACTCGACGGTGAGCCAGCTCGGCTACATGTTCGCGGCGGTGGGCGTCGGCGCATACGCCGCGGGCATCTTCCACCTCGTCGCGCACGCCTTCTTCAAGGCGCTCCTCTTCCTCGGCGCGGGCAGCGTCATCCACGGCACGGGCGGCGAGCAGGATCTCAGGAAGATGGGCGGGCTCTCCTCGCGGATGGTGACGACGACGATCACGACGACGGTGGGCGGGCTCGGGCTCGCCGGGGTCCCGGGGCTCGTCGGCTTCTTCTCGAAGGATGAGATCCTGATCGCGGCCTTCCACGCCAACCGCTGGATGTGGGCGCTCCTGCTGCTGGGGGCGTTCCTCACGGCGTTCTACACCGCGCGCCTGCTCCTCCTCGCGTTCTACAGCGCGCCGCGCATGTCCAAGGAGGCCGCGCACCACGTGCACGAGTCGCCGCCGGTGATGACGCTGCCCCTCTGGACGCTGGCGCTGCTCACGGTCGCGGCGGGGCTCGCCGTCGGGATCCCTTCCGAGCAGGGCACCCGCTTCGCCCGCTTCCTGGCGCCCGTGTTCCCGCTCCACGAGGAGGCGCACAGCGGCTTCGTCGCCTACATGCTCCTGATCCTCGCGGTGGTCGTCGTCGCGGCGGGGATCACCCTCGCGTGGTTCATGTACATGTCCACGCCGGTGCGCGCGGAGGCGATCGCCCGCCCGCGGACGCCGCTCCACGCGCTGCTGCTGAACGCGTGGTACGTGGACCGGCTGTACGACGCGGTCATCGTGCGCCCGCTCCTGGCGCTGTTCGGGTTCCTCGCGCGCGCCGTCGACCTCGGCGTCGTCGACGGCGCCGTGAACGGCATCGGCCGCGTCGTCGTCGGCTGGGCCGGGTCGCTCCGGCGGGTCCAGACGGGTTACGTGGTGAACTACGCGCTCACGATGCTGGCCGGCGCCGTCCTCGTCCTCGCGTTCCTGCTCAGCCGCTAG